A stretch of DNA from Arctopsyche grandis isolate Sample6627 chromosome 6, ASM5162203v2, whole genome shotgun sequence:
AAGCATTGGACGTAAAGCTTAATGACGGTTTGGCGAAAGTTTAATTTTTGCCTTTTGTCGGAATTCCGCTatggttttttatttataaaaaaatattttcatttcaatcggAAACTtccataaaacaaatattattttataattttatgaaaagtaTGTAGGTCCAAAACTATTTTTTGTCAATGTTGGGCACACGTCACTCTGATGTCTAATTAtaagtttgttttaatttttattggatataaaatacaatatattggaatttaattttgtcctatgcgcggctttgtcggggTCCCAGGAGAACCagattgtaattttttctttttttttcagttagTAATAGTATGTagctatatctacatataaagtaAAACCAGTATTTCATAgtatctcattttttttttaaatcattcctCTGGAATTCTCTACGTAGGTACAGATAATTTTAATGTGTCGTGTATCTTATCTTTATATTCTGTAGATTTTTCTCAAGTTCGCTCTGATTCGTACGTATTAATCAATGTCTAAGGTTCGTCATAATTACAAGATATTAGATAAGATATTGTCATGACCGCCTATCAGTTAttccgatatatgtatatatacatacatacatgcatataaaacTAAAATCTCGCCAATTCATTTGCGGAAAAGCTCCTGAAAATGGGCGTAAACCCATAATTTGCAATTTGGAGTCGGAAATCTGTTGtacaaaattatgtattaaaaaaatccacgCTGACATCCCATGCGACTGTTAAAGTTAATgtctaattaaatatattgaactGAAGATTATTTTCATACGGTAATATCATTTCTACAATAAGTCATCTCATCGGTAAATACATACCAGAGTGACAGCTCATATCTAATCTCGGATGGAAACAAATGATAAATCGCATCCAAATCATCATCAGATTGTTGAAATGCCTGTTTACGTAGTATAATAATTACTTATgctgaattatatacataaggaTGTGGGTAGCTCACATTCTCTACAGAAGCGCTGTAATCGTTGTACTTatcataactagtcaccggagcctgagggggccgtgtattgttcaaaggttgtaaatgcattgttaaaggtttgccgaacaatggatagcactgtgactatcctacctctaatcataacACAAGGTTCACCAAATACAACATTACACGAAATCAGCTGGAGGTGTGAGTCGGATTTCCCAAGACGACTTCGATATTCTCAATGAGATtagcaaatataataaattaataactcaCTCAACGGCGATAAGTAACTAAATTCCAGTACGCAATATAccgaataatgatttttttatattgaaaagagACTGGATGCATCCAAAATAGACTAGCCTAGAATGTAAGCTAATTATATCTTTCCACGtctaaatatgaatttaattttgccCTTGCTATCTCAACCTTCACCTACAATAGTGCTGATACGAACTGGACACCGAATGAACTCTatgctagtatgtatgtacatacatatattaaacactTGATGAACGTAATGGTTGTGTGCGAGCCACAGTTCGCCAAGCGTTTAAGGAAATTCCAAATGGTAGGAAATCCAGCGTGTCAAATATAATATGCCCGAAGCATTGTGGTGTTCACCGTTCAATGCTAATTCGATTCTTTTGAAGTTCGCACAGGATCAGACGTGTTGTTTCTGTTGAATTCGTCGAACCAATTTGAACGTTTAATGCACATCAATTTAtcctgtttgtttttatttttggtcGAGAATTTCATTTCCAACCGGTTCCAATCCGTTCGATAAATGAAAATGGTGGGGGTTgttccaaaaatataatatgttctaAAAGTGTCGCCTACTTTCCAGATACACGAATAGGAAGCATCTAACCTAATTTTCCAAGCGTGTCTACGTTAATTTGTGCGTGATAGCATCTGGAACGCATTGATGGTTACGAATCCCCCTTAAACAGTGGTTTTAAAACTCTTTTGgtttaaaaacttattttaaaacaaagctTCTAAGTAGGGTGATCGTATTTCCCAGGACTCAAAACGGAACCCTCCGCAAAAAATTTTCCTCcccctatataaaaaaaatgtgttgcacgtctaaaatttttataattttcccctcaaatatcataatattaatatatatattttttcagaatttacaTTTCTTGTGTACAAAGAAAATATGCGCAgccggttgatttttttttcttaaaaaataaaatagtcacaaaataatttaatatacatataatttcgaaagagactttgtatgtatgtaaggcttgttggtaatcgaaaaacaaatcaaagttttgatgacgacgattcgatatggttgagtattatttttttttcgattcaaataaatttaataatgaatattattattatttaacaaatgaatattaactattagattcgccatgtttaagctgtttatattacaaacactgagcgaagccgggcaaaACAACTggttaacaaataaaatagccACAAATTTTCGCAAAAAGATATTCTCGGTTTCTTTTAAATAGttgcaaaaattatgtgcaactgaaaattttgatttcttcttgtgtaatttaatttttaccagaacttacatttctttaaaagaataaaatgaaacaagataaaggaaatataatataatattgtattttagagtgtattaaaaataattttgatgaaaatagtAGCACAAAgcgatattttttcacaaaaacatgagccgttataattgaaactggcataagttcacttttctagATTTCGAgaaatctcgcaaaacattaaatataatattttgcgtttaaaaatatttaaaaaatactcacGACCTGTAatgcgtttattctgcttttccgagaagcagtgtttttggaaatgaaaatttgacttcCGCAACTTTCTaatgtaacggctcatataacaaaataaataaattttctttaaaatgaatatacatatgtattgtatgtatatgtttatttatatcataatatttGTTTTCGGGAAACAAGTTAATTcggaaaaacaaagaaaaatatgtaaataaaaacaatgtctGAAAATTAACGCAAAGCACGTAAAAAACGGGACTTTCCCGTCCAAAACGGGGTGTATTGTTACGCTACTTGTCTGTCTTAAATATGCCGAAGGCTAAGTTTTTCCAAAAAACGcattaatttttactataaacGGTGTGGATTAAGACTTCTTTTTATTTCatgaataatgtttttttttttttggacttttGGACTGCGGCTGGATATTCCTATACAACACGCTTCAATTCGTCTCCGTTTTGCTCAACGttcatccatctcaccgcaCACATCTTTCTAATTTCAACCACTCATCTTCTTTTcagccttttacattctctcatgtaccattccagcacttcttttgtccattgtTCTAGCCACGTCAACCGCCAACTGCCATTTCATTATCTTCTCAACTATCcctgtcatacttttcacccacttattccgtttcctatttcTCCTCGTTACACCGAGCATATAGTGTTCCACgcttctttgatttcattgaattttGTGCAACATTTTGGAGTTTAATGTTGAAGTTTCACACCAATGCGTTatcactggtaaaacacattaatcgaaaatctttttattcgagcagttttggaatttttttgcTAATGCTATCAACTGCGGGGTTGTGGGTTCAATACCCGGCCTTgtgttgctgaccagaccttggatatatgtgactccaggtcgatcgtttcctatcagagtttgccaatttttcgatttcattattgaaacgattcTTAACTTATTGGTAACATATCCTCATTTTGCACGgttatttgcatatatgtatgtaatattataataatgtcatacatttatataacgtaaatatgtaaaaatttggaCATAGGCTTTGGGCCAAAATCCGTAAATGGTAAATAtggtcaaatatatatatgcaacCATAGATTAAGTATTTAAGAGATCACTtggaaattttgcaaaaataattcaatcaatatattacAATGTatactaatatatacatacatatataaaaataattgcctACCTACCGTTTccaaaattgtacaaaaaaagaTTCAGGAAGTTGCATTTTTCAACATGTTACTCGTGTGGCTGGGTTGGATCATGTTTGCAGAGCTGTGTTCATTCATATGTTGTGTACTCCGAAAACTTCTATCACAATAATAGTCGATGTTGTCAATCAATCATATTTGCGCGGACGATTTAACCAACTGTTGAGTTGAGGACACAAGAAACCAGTTTGTAACTGTGCTCAATTCCATTCCTTTTTTTTGTGTTCTCCACAACTCTTGCACTCATGCAAATTTGAGGAGACTGTTGATTGGGTCTTGCATCTGGTCACTGTCAACCTTGTCctttcaataataattatgcGAGGGTCTTTcgttgggtgtgtgtgtgtgtgtgtacatatttaggcGTGCATGCGACATGTGTTCGAATCGGGATGTGACTCCCGGGAGACGACACTGAATTACTGGATAAATTAACGTGGCAGCCGACTAGTGTCTGCTTATAAATTGATACTTCATGATAATTAATCTTAGCTACCCACCTCTATAAATATCGAGGTATAGAAGTTCCGGCAAATTTTGATACAACGTCCTAATATAGAATTTCGTGAGAACTACTCTACCCAATGGCAGTCCTGTTTAGGCTCAGTTCGTTTAAAATTTCAGAAATAGTCTCATTcagattatttatttcatagtcTTGATTTTGGTACCTGAAGTGAACGAGAGGTTTTAGACTTACATAACCATTGTTTGTTCTAAATTCTCTTTTCCACGAATACCCAAGGTGGTTCAGTTACTGTGAGTACGCAATTTGATTACTATTTGGATTTTATTGCAAAATCGATCTTGTACCTACTTTTTTTTGACCAAATATACCCAACCTTCTATTCTACACCAACTCCCTACatcattttgtaatatttaaatattaatttaaaggaATTCCAAACTAAATGAGAGAATGGATCAAATGTCGACCCATTTGCAAACAGTATTGAGTaatctattgtattatacatagtcGAAACTAGATTTTCAAACCATTCGAATATCAAAACTTTTAGACATTTAGATTctaataccgggttgacacaAGTGCACTGAGATTGAGTCCGCTAATTTGGTCTCTCGGACATTACGAGCAATGTCCGAGTGATCAAATTAGTGGACACGGTCCGAGTGCACTCGTATCGTGTAAACCCTATTTAATagtggaatatatgtatttaagtatttaCTACTTAAATATTACTACGTAAATTGTACATATCCATTTCGAAATACAAAATGTGTTTTCAAAAAAACTTGTCTTGCAGAGAttgcatttatatttttgaaaagtaACCGCAGTGCGGTTCTTTTCTGATTGCagatccatatgtatgtatgtacatatgtatgaatcaaTGACGTCATTGAATTTTATgaattcatttattataataatttgcacgtgataaaattttcttattgtgacttcgaatacatacatatgtaagttagattcaacatatttcaatatttcaaatggTGCAAAtgaagaatatttgaatttaaaatatcaaaatgaataaaatgcaTCTATCACTTGAATCATGGAATAAGAATTTAGTAGATTAGTGTGCAGAGTGGGGTTTTTGGTCCCTTCTTCTTTGACATCTTCCTTTGTACTCTttggttctgcttgatacgtttcggtgacacgtactgatgtataatatgaatacatcttgtcggttactgctgtttcgATACGTCACTAACACTACGGAACATGGAATACTATtgttatttgcaaaaaaaaaacatccgcGACTCGCCGCCCTTTAATTATTACTACAAATATTTTTGACACGTCAACTATTGGAGAGTAAGGGCGTAGACACACAAAGTGGTAGGAGGCACGTGTGTTTTTGCTCTGAGTATATATCCAAAAtcaccctctggagtgtttttggatatatattttccttgtgatcgataacggtaattctcatatttgaataaatgtaggagaaatttgtcgaaataataagatcatatgcattaacaatgacataatacacgcccattcacagctggagtcaaTCCAAGCAtgccatgccgtacgattctgtgtgtgtgtgcgcctTAAAGAATTTTTTTCGTACTGCTATTTATGTGAgtgcagttgccggcttgagctgtactggtataagcgaacctttatttaaaatttatttattttactctaaCACATTATACTTGCATATTTTCCAATCCGAGTTGCAGCCCGCTGTCGATCGTTTATTTATCATTCATTTATTCGAttcgtatatttacatacatacatacattgcatcGGCCTTTTATATCATTGCTTAATATGTATGCAAcatttagtataaaataaatacacgggTGGTTGAAAATctggttgtttattttatacccaTTAGATTTTAGGCGTTGAAAACGAATTTTTCGTGGAGACTTTCCCGTTTAAGGTAATTTGTActaactatttttctttttttgttccAGTTTCATTTCTTCAAGACTACATATAATcaaagacacacatacacacatatttaacgCATGGCTCGGTGACgttcaataaaaacaaaaaaattagcgTAACAAAAGTTGTATAGTGTATGGTGGGCGCTAGACAGCGGCGCGGGATATTCCCCTCGCCCCTGCGCCCCTGACATTGAGCACCCCTGACTTCTTACAAGGTGAGCAAATACATACTTTAATTATTCATCGTTTCAAGAATCGCAAGCTAATCTCTAAATCAAaatcatatacaatatgtatgtgtattgtgaGACTTGGAATCCCAATAAAATCAATGTCTTCAAAGTCATTCAGGGCAAAGAATAGAaaactttttcaaattttatattgctgcaaattttatattgaCATCAAACACGAAAGTCACAAGTGTTAATTGGTACTGTTGAGTTTCTGTTTTATCAACACGTcataaagtatgtaaatattcattgttttcatcttcAGTTTTCATTGTTAGAGTACTTAtgattaataatcacacatatctaatcattcttatCACCACTTGAAAGCTTTCTTTATtgctttattttcattttcattatattatattaaaatttatatatcgtTACATTTGGAgcatataattaattgaaaatgtagGTAAGATTAAGTGAATGTTTAAGATAAAATTCGAGTTGCTACGAATCAGTTTTActgcaaatttaattgtattacataaatttcacacatatatatggttagattatttttgtacatcatactGATGTACTAATAATTTCAAACATTCAAATAGGCACAATTatatatagaatacaatagagtcATCTATGGTACAATCAACAAAGTTATTGTTAaaagcaaatttgcgagaaatacattattacAAAGATGTATAGctctgttactgagagttggcgcgaacaaatgcgcttgtgGTGTGTCGgtgaataggtgtatagcatgctgtcacactgcattcaataataacaaacgtgtctattattattatttttcaccatcgtaatggcggatgatacttccacttatattgatgaccaaaatggctaagtatgaaaacgatcggataagaggcaaaatttttccttaatagtaatcgtaagtgaaagtaagaagaggtttgtaataaaaaagacGCTTTGTGCCTTTCTTCTGTGCTTCTGTGTGAGTtcgagaacgcgccaactctcagtaacagacctATACTTACATAGCATATTTTAtaagaatcaacaaattcgatatgcTAGAAACTTAAATTTGAGAGAAACTGGGAGGGAGGATGCCAATTTATTGTATCCGTTACCACTATTAAGCTAGATTAATCGGAAAATTGCACCACCAAGATCTCGCTAGCAGCgaatttggccgggacttgatcTCATGACCTCTCTACTGATAAGCAACAGCACTTTCAATGACCCACGTTGTGGCTCAATGGAAAATTGACACAATCTATGTATatctgattttaaatttttgaatcaaAGATTATTCTAGTGCTTTTCTTAGATCCAATCACGCGTTTGAGTCATCTCTATATTCGTCGAAGTGCAAATTTAGTttagattttaaaatacatatatactttatatttactatcaaaattgaattgaataaaaagttacgatttttttaccaaaaaaaaaaaactggtgaAAATTATGGTTTGTCAACTTCCGCTTTCAACCGCAATCAACGTATGTATACCTTGCGTtgatttaatgtaatttatttctacattaaataatttgcttgggtaaaattaaaaacacagttaatgtacatatgtacatacatatgtttttgaattgaaaatttgtggAAAATCAATTTTGCAACAGACTTTGTACAAACAATCAATCAGTAAAAAAAACCTGTTTAAACAacgatagataaaaaaaatgctggtaGTCAAGGAATTGAACAGTCGCAATTAATTTCTAAAACGCCAACAAAGTCATATTCTTTTTATACGTTgcattatattaatttgtacaaGCATTTTAAAGGTGGTCGCAAAGCAAATTGCGCGGTCATCTTTGCAATGAAATTATCACTTTGGTCATCATATGTAATTACGAACAAATTGGTAAAGAGTTTCGTATCTAATTGAAAGTGTTTACGTTCAAAATCATCATCGCTGTCGTAACATAAACACATACAAATGATTGCGTGTAACATAAGGTCACCATGAATTTGATTAAAGTAAATTTTTCGTCATTGCATCGACTCTTTTATATCTTTTAAttgagatatatatgtatgtatatatattcgcGTCACTTGACAAGCCCTCCCATTTGTAGATTAATTGTTCCGTTTGGTCCCCTTTTTTGCATACTGGCTACATTATACATTATCAGCGTTGGAAATGTTCTGCAATGCAAAACTATCGAATTATTGTTTCCATACTGTGTTACAAATTGATGTGCCTGTGAAAATTGTGCCATCATATGTCAGTGTGTAGTGAGTCTGCTTTAGAGACATGTGGGTCATGGAAACTGACTCCCGCACCCGAAGGGATTAATTTAACCGACTTGAAATATTACCGTCCGCACAACATGGTTAAGTCTAATTTCAGTCTTCTTTACCAGTAGCTGTTAATTAGACGAtagataaatcaatttttaatgtcaTATACATTTTATGCGTGCAACGTTTTAAGTGGGTCGCCCAGGCTCATAAATGCTTTAAAATTTAGTTGTATATCAAATAGTTTGAAATTGTTTTGTGTAGTTTCCAGTTTTATCTGCGAAATTTTATTGGTATTTCCTGTTCGATTTACAAATTACTGGCTgtaaaaattgtgaaataactAGTTAATGCTTCGTGCCACAAGCTAATGACAGAATGATTGTTGAATGAGTTATCGAAATTGGTATGATAGCATGGTCATTATTTCTTGTAGAAAATATGGGAAAACTagttctttttttaaatttatttccatATTTCTTATAATCGCTTTGCATAGTCAATAGGTCTTAacaatattgtttgtatgattatgaaataaataaaacagcacttcgtcgtatacatatatacattcaagAATCAGttagttttgaaaaatatgtgaacataattggtttttgaatttactatgtatattcatattctACTTGAAAaactttcaataaatatttttctagaAGTTTTTCTTTCCTCAATAGATTGAACTTGTCAATTGGCAAGATTTGAAGTACATAGATTAgtacattagtgttatattgaTGAAATACTCTTTTTGATCAATCAATAGTTTGCATTGAATGTGGTAAAGAATATTGTTAACTttgagtaatttatttttattatatttaaaaaattaaaatgaaaataaacactgGATTAATTCACATACAATTTGACAGCTTTCTGTTATTCATATCAGttagattttaataatttaattaattgaaaatgacTATGAGCTTCGTAACTGGAATAAAACATTTACGATGGGAAAAATCTGAAACCGAACAATTGCATGTACTATTATTTTCTGGAATTTAAATAGGTGCACCGTAATCCGTTCAAGGTTTCCACATAAGGTCAGTCGTAACAAATTGCAGGAAATTGTGTCAACTATCATTAGCTCATCCTTTATCATCATAAATGTATTGCATGTAGGAGAGACACGTAGATAGTGTATAGATATATACCGGGGTTCTGTGAATGTGATGCAATACAATGCTCAAATAATACGTAAATCAATCAATAAAACACTACACaagtttcaattattcaatggTATAAAATAACACAAACATAGATACATGAAAATGAGAtgtttattacattttgtacaaaattaacttatggaaattttaaatatatcacaAATATAATACGTTTTATTCAGAATTGTCTTTATTTTTCTAAAGGTGCATAATTCAACAGTTTTTCAATAAGATCGACGTGTCCGAGAAGCATACGTCGACAACAGTATCTTTTTAGGCCAAGAGCATCCAAAGCATcgctgaaataaaataatgaaaattacaaAAGTTTTATAACCAAGCGaacatcaaattttatatatatatatatagaattattaaacaataccCTTCAGTGTATTCGGCTTGTAATAATCCAAGATATGCTTCCCATTTATTTCCGATGACTTTACCGCACGTGAAACAGCGCACAGGAATAATCATGTTTTGTTATTTGtatctgaaaataaatttccaatatataaatttaaaatgtagcaggatttaaaaacaatttaaaatcgaGGGAAAAATCATACGAGGCAAATACTAATGCCTAGcgaattatttaaaacaattgaaaaattgCCAATTTGAGAGAAATATGAAATGccttttaattaattgtatttacttTCATTCAATTGTTTGATGAATACAAACTCTATTGCGTATGCGCTTTTTAGAGGTTATGTATTAACATGTCAATGTGCGATCTTGCTGTCTCGCGTTTATTACAATGGATATTGTGATAAACatgtgtaatattattttaatacaataatttaaatgaataaaaggcTTAATTACTTATATTTTTCGGGGTTTAAAACGCAAAATGACGGAACGCTGACAGACGGCCGGCGACTACAATGGCGCGCGTAACACTGTTGCCAACCCATGCGGTTCGCCaacattaagaaacaaaatttgttgtgttttatttttgttcatttatttatataatattatagtattctTTTTCAATTTCTTATACAAGTATCATATAAGGTTTCAAATATAGTAACGTTTCATAACCGTTTTGGTCTGTGATCCCcttttcagttaaaattttctcTATGAATTCCCCCTCCCCACGATAGTTGCTCGATTGAAAAACAAACGaaaaagtttatattaaaaattacaccgcttttattcttttttaaaaacaaaatatgcaATCAATTGTAAATTTActtcaatatatttatagattaatCTTGTCCTCTCCCAGAGCTGTGGAAATTTACTCGCCATTTCAGTGGTTTATCTGGCTGAATTCCTCCTGCTCAATAATAGAACTTTAAATTCACCAGATTTTCATTTCTCAATTTTATTGTGATATGGTATTATCGGGTCTGGTTCACTGCATCGAAACTAGAAAAATCTAAATTTCGATctgaaagcaaagatcgaaaatcgaatgatcttaagttgaaa
This window harbors:
- the Polr2L gene encoding DNA-directed RNA polymerases I, II, and III subunit Rpb10; translated protein: MIIPVRCFTCGKVIGNKWEAYLGLLQAEYTEGDALDALGLKRYCCRRMLLGHVDLIEKLLNYAPLEK